Sequence from the Pseudomonas frederiksbergensis genome:
CTGGATGAGCGCTTCAAGGCGCTGCAGTCGCGTATTTTCTCACGCCTGGAACCCAGCGTGCGCCATCGGACATTTACCCTGGATGAGCTGGAGGTGCACCTGCAATTATTCCGCTATTTCTGCCTGGACCTGGCGCAACCCATGCTGAACAATTTTTCTCGGTTCATGTTTCAGCACTATCGAATCTGGGCTGGTCTGCAGGCCATCAATGAGGGATGGAGCCCCCAGGTGTTCAACGCCCAGGCGACCGAGGCGCTTTTCGTCAGCCACTTGTTGAAGGACCTCACGGAAGGAGAGCCGCAATTCGAGACGCTCTCCTGGGCACCCTATCTCAAGGAAATGTCCCCCATCTGGCGGGCTTTCGAGAGCAAGTGGGATCCCATTATCGAAAGCCTGAGCGATGCCTATGATGGAGGGCTGGATACCTCTCAATGGCCCCGGGAACTTATGGACAGCCTGGCCCATCCTCCCCAGGCGCAACCCCCTCTGGAGCCGGTAGGGGAGGTGCCCTGGGGCGCCACGGACATCGAGCTCAATTCGGATCAATTGCGCCGGGCATGGCTGATCATAAAATTCGTCCAGGCCGCTGAGGCGGTACAAGCTTCAACCCAGGCTACCGAGGCCTTGGTGCATGCCTGGTGGCCGTACAGGTCGCCAATTTGAACGACTCGCCAGCAGGTCTCATTGCGCAGGGGGAGCTGGCTGGCGTTGGCAGACTGCGGTGCGATCAAAGAGAACCTTTCAACCCGAACCGCTTCATCAACCCCTTCTGTAGCAAACCGGAGGGCAGCCATGTCGCGATCAAGGGCAAGGCCCGGCTGCCGTTGCCCAGGCGAAGCAGGCGGGGGGGCTTGGGTTGTCGTGCGGCCTTCAGCAACCCGGCGGCGAACTCATGGGCCGGGGTCGGATTGTCCTGGGAGGCCCTGGCCCTGGCGCGGATGCCATCGCGCAACGGCCACCACGGCGATTGTTCGCTGATGAGCTGTTCGGCTTCATGCCCGGCGTTCTTGGCAAAGCTTGAAGCAATCGCGCCAGGCTGGACTTCCATGACGCGAATACCGAACGGTGCCAGTTCCATGCGCAGTGCGTCGCTCAGGGCATGCACCGCCGCCTTCGAGGCGCAATAGGCGCCGGCGAACGGCGTGACCAGCACGCCGGAAACACTGCCGATGTTTACCACCAATCCCCGGGCCCGGCGCAACACCGGGAAGAATGCGCGCGTCACGCCGACGATGGCGAACACGTTGGTTTCGAACTGACGCTGCATCGCTTGCACGCCGCCGTCCAGCAGCGGGCCCATGGCCCCGTAGCCAGCGTTGTTGACCAACACATCGAGGCCGCCGTGTTGCTGGTTGATCCGTTCGCTCAGTTGCTCCAACGCTTGGCCATCGTTGACGTCCAGTTGCACCGCCGTGAAACCTGCGGCGCTTAGCTGCGCCACGTCCTCGGTTTTGCGCGCGCTTGCCCATACCTGGTAGCCGGCGGCCTTGAAAGCATCGGCGAGGGCGCGGCCGATGCCGCTGGAACATCCGGTGATCAACGCAACGGGCATGGCGCATTCCTTGTGCAAGAAGCTGAAGGGGAGGTCAATTGGAGAAGCTACCTTGCAATCGCTCCGCGCGAAATTCCAGGGTTTGCGGGCGATAGCCGGGGCGCAGTGGCGGGATCGGCAGGCAATCCTGCCAGTCTGCGCCGGGCTGCAAGTCGCCGGGGCCGCGATAACGCGGCGAGCTGTAGAGGTTGTCGGCCAGGTTGATGGTATCGCCGGGTGCATAGGCCGCGACTCGCCAGTGCAGTTGGGTCAACGGAACATCGTTGCCATTGCGTATTTTCAGCAACAGCGGCCGATCGGCCGGGCAGTGTTCGGGCGCGTAGGCAATGCTCAGGTCCAGGCGGGCCAGTTGCCGGGTCTCGCGGTTTTCCTGCCAGAGCACCCACGCCGCCACCAGCCCCAGGCCGACGAATGCTGCCAGGGAAACCGGCAAGGCCTTGGCCGGGTAGCGCAACAGCAGGATGAGCCAGGTGATGACAAGCAGTACGCCAATTAACATGGAACAAAACTCCGCGAAGTCATGACCACCATCCTATCGAAGAGGAGCCTGGATGGACATCCGCACGAAAGGGGGGCCGCTGGTCGCCACCGTCATTCCTGACAGTAGCCAGCGGAATCTGCGGCTGTTTGGATGTAGCGAACCGCCAAGGCGTCGTGACAAGAGGTTTGATGGATGGGCATGGATTATCGAACGCCAAGGCTGACCGTCGTGGACTCGCGTCGTTTGGTGATCTGTTCGGTCGATTATTGCCGCACTATTGAGGATGGCCCCGCGCAGCCGTATAACAGCCGAAATCTTTTTGACCTGGCGGGACGGGCAATCCGGCAGTGGGATCCGCGCCTCTGGGCCATGCAGGAAACGGATGAACGGGCGCCCGCCAATCTTTCAGCGGTTTATTCGTTGTCCGGCGCCACGCTGCATACGCTCAGTGTCGACGCGGGCACGCAGATTGACCTGCCGGGACTCGCCGACGAAGTTCTGCTGGGCTGGGACAGCCGAGGGACACGGCGCGACATCCTCTATGACGACTCGCTCCGCCCCGTCGCGGTATTCGAGCAAGGCAATGGGCAGCCGCGTCGGTGTACCGAACGCATGGCTTATGGCTATCCGGGCCAGGGCGACCAGGACCATAACCAGTACGGGCAATTGATCCGCCACGACGACACGGCGGGCACCTTGTCGCTGGCGTCCTTTACCTTGACCGGGCAAAACCTCACGCAGGATCGCCGCTTCATCCTCGATGCCGCTTTACCCGATTGGCCAGAGGCTGAGGCCGATCGCGAACATCTGCTGGAGCCGGGAGACGGCGCCGTTTCGACGTGGCGCTTTGGGCCGTTGGGCGATGTGCTGGAGCAGGTCGATGCCAGGGGCAATCGACAACGACAGCGCCTTACGCTCGATGGCCGGCTGTCCGGCAGCCAATTGCTGTTGGAGGGGCAAGTCGATTGGCAGGCGCTGGTGAGCGATATTCGCTATGACGCCGAAGGAAAAATCGAGCAGGAAACAGCCGGCAACGGCGTGCAGACTTCACTCACGTATGACCCGGAGGACGGACGCTTGTCCGAGCGCCAAGCCCTGCGCGCCGGCCAGGTGCTTCAACACTTGCGCTATGCCTATGACCCGATGGGCAACGTGCTGAGCATCGAAGACCAGGCCCAGCCGGTCCGCTACTTCGCCAACCAACGCATCGATCCGGTCAGTCGCTTTACCTACGACAGTCTTTATCGACTGATCGAAGCCACCGGTTGGGAGGCCGGTACGGCCAATCAAGGGCCCGACTCGCTGGGGCGAAGCGACCCGGCAGCGTTCAGCAACTATCGGCAAACCTACCGCTACGATGAGGGCGGTAACCTGCTGGAGCTGATTCACGTCGGTGCGCAAAGCCATGGCCGGGAAATCCAAGCGGCGCGCTACAGCAATCGCTGCCTGCCTTACCGCGACGGCATGCCGCCCACCGAGGACGAAATCGATGCTGCGTTTGATGCGCGGGGTAACTGCCTGGAACTGGACGCGGGTCGGTTGCTGGCCTGGGATCTGCGCAACCAGTTGAGGTCGGTCACGCCCATCGAGCGCGCCTCCGGGCTCAACGACAGCGAAGCGTATGTCTACGACGGCGGCGGGCCGCGGGCTCGCAAGCTTCGCACCCTGCAGACCGGCACTCGTACGTTGGCCGCCGAGGTGCGTTATCTGCCGGGATTGGAGCTGCGTGCTGACAGTGGCACGGGCGAGGCGCTGCAGGTGATCATCGCCCAGGGCGGGCTCAGCGAGGTTCGGGTCCTGCATTGGGAAAGTACGCCGCCGACTGGGGAAAACGATCTCTATCGGTATAGCGTTGCCGATCACTTGGGCTCGGTCGGCCTGGAGCTTGGCCAAGATGGGCGGGTGATCAGTCGGGAGCATTTTTATCCGTTCGGTGAAACGGCTTATCTGGCTGGAGAAGATGCGATCGAGGTCGGCTACAAGACCGTTCGCTACTCGGGCAAGGAGCAGGATGCGACGGGGCTTTACTCCTATGGTTTCCGTTATTACATCCCATGGTTGCAGCGCTGGGTGAATCCGGATCCGGCGGGGGCGGTGGACGGTTTGAACCTGTTTGTGATGGTGAGTAACAATCCGCTGACATTTGTGGATACGGACGGGCGCATAAAGGTAGAGGCGGCGGGTGATAAAGGAAGTGAAACGTCAGTTACACCCAGTGCTCCGCCGTTCAGGCCGCTGCCATTTATTCCCCAACCGCCTTCTGCGCCGGGGCCTCCTCCGCCACCGCCGTCTGCGCCGGGCCTGCCCCACCCGCCACCAGGGGCCGCTTCCCAGCAACCCGTCAAAAAAAAATGGGTCATTAAAAAAGACCCCGCGTTGTATAAGCAGCAAGGGGGCGAATACCCTTACTACTCGTCATTTTCAATCACCCTTCAGAAGCTTGGTATAGAGCATTACAGCCTGATTGCTGATAAGGATGAATTCGTAACAGCGTGGCGTGAGGTAGGAAATAACATGATCCCGCCTGCGAGAAATATAGATCATGAGAAAGCTCTGGAAGTCCAAAGTGTCATGGGGGAAATAGACTCAGAATGGTCCAGCTATCATCGAGCAGATGTGACGGAAGTTTTTCGCGGGGACTCGCCAGCCGTATTGAACAGCTACCCATGGCTTGCCGAATTTACAGAACGGCACGCTGACACCGCTACAGAAATAATGCTGGATTTAGAAATCACTTCTCCGTTGATCATGTCAACGGCAAAGGACCCAAGCATGGGGTATGTATCCGGTAAATCAATAATGTGGCACTTCGAGCTGGACTCTGGACATGCGGGGGTTTCAGAAGGGTTATATGCATCTGAGGGCGAAGTGACGTTTCCGATATACAACAAAATCAAAATAACTTCGTTGCAATTTATCCCGAAAGGAAATGCCTATATGGACGACGCAAAGCGATTCGGAACGGCGCATAGATACGTAGTAAAAGCCAGGATGTTGCGCCGTTCAGCATCAAGCTAAGCGTTGGATGGCCAGGAAATATAAAAAGCCCCCACCCAACCCACTGCGGATAGAGATGCAGTGGGCTGGATGGGAGCTTCTTGTACGACTGATCGGTGTTGCTGATCGTTACTGCGCGATGGTCTTCACCGACACGCCGCGTTCGATCGGCGTCGAGCGCCCATAGATATCCTCGAAACGCTCGATGTCATCTTCGCCCAGGTAGCTGTCGGACTGCACTTCGATGATTTGCGGCGGGATCTTGCCTGGGTTGCATAGGTGGTGAAGCCATGCATTGGAGCAATTGGGCAGCAGGGAAATTTCTTCCTTCTATACCGCCGGTCGCCACTGTGACATCTGACAGTAGGCAGTGGTGCTGGTCCTTGGCTTAGATGACGTGCAACAACCCTGGCGCTACGACGGGACACTGGATTGATGGGCATGGATCATCGAACACCAACACTGATTGTCTCCGATCCGCGTCGCTTTGCGGTTCGCTCGGTCGGCTATTGCCGCGGCCTTGAGAGGAGCGCCACGCAGCTGCGCATCAATCGCAATCTCTTTGACGTGGCGGGACGTGCGATTAAACAATGGGATTCGCGCTTGTGGGCCTTGCAGCAGACCGATGAATCGGCGCCGGCCAATCTCTCGGCGATTTACTCGCTGTCCGGCGCCACCCTGCTTACGGACAGCGTCGATGCCGGCATCCAGATCGGTCTGCCAGGCCTCGCCGACGAAGGCTTGCTGGGCTGGGATGGTCGAGGCACGCGACGGGAGACGCTCTACGATGACTCGCTGCGTCCCGTGGCGGTGTTCGAGCAAGGTGACGAGATGCCGCGTCGGTGCACCGAGCGCATGACCTACGGATATCCGGGCCAGGGCGATCAGGAGTACAACCAGTACCGGCAATTGATCCGCCATGACGACACGGCGGGTACCTTGTTGCTGGCGTCCTTTGCGTTGACCGGGCAAAACCTCAAGCAGGACCGTCGTTTCATCCTCGATGCGGCTTTGCCCGATTGGCTGGAGCTTGAAGCCGACCGCGAGTCCTTGCTTGAACCCGGCGACGGCGCCGTTTCGACGTGGTGCGTCGGCCCGCTGGGTGATGTGCTGGAGCAGGTCGATGCCAGGGAAAATCAACAATCCCAGAGCTTGACGCTCGATGGTCGGCTGTCTGGCAGCCAATTGCTGCTGAAGGGGCAGGGGGAGTGGCAGTCCTTGGTGAGAGATATTCGCTACGACGCCCAGGGGCGGATCGAACAGGAGATGGCCGGCAATGGCCTGTGGACCACGCTTACGTACAGCCCCGAAGACGGGCGCCTGATGGAGCGCCAAGCCGTGCGCGCCGGCCAGGTGTTGCAACATCTGCGCTACGACTATGACCCCATGGGCAATGTGCTGGGCATTGAGGACCTGGCCCAGCCAGTACGCTATTTCGCCAACCAGCGCATCGACCCGATCAGTCGCTTTGTCTACGACAGTCTCTACCAACTGATCGAAGCCACCGGCTGGGAGGCGGGCTCTAGCAATCAGGGGCCCGACTCCGTGGGGCGCAACGACCCGGCGGCGGTCAGCAATTATCGGCAAACCTATCGCTACGATGAGGCCGGTAATTTATTGGAGCTGACGCACATCGGCGCTCAAAGTCATGGTCGCGAAATCAAAGCGGCTCGCTACAGTAATCGCTGCTTGCCGTACCGCAACGGTGTGCCACCCTCGGAAGAAGAAATTGCAGCCGCGTTTGATGCGCGAGGTAATTGCCTGGAACTGGACGCGGGTCGGTTCCTGGCCTGGGACTTACGCAACCAATTGGATTCGGTTACGCCCATCGAGCGCGACTCGGGTCTCAACGACAGCGAGGCGTACGTCTACGACGGCGGGGGCCAACGGGTGCGCAAGCTGCGCACGCTGCACACTGGCACTCGTACGCTGGCCGCCGAGGTGCGTTATCTGCCGGGATTGGAGCTGCGTGCCGACAGTGGCACGGGCGAGGCATTGCAGGTGATCGTCGCCCAGGTTGGGCTCAGCGAAGTTCGGGTGTTGCATTGGGAAAACACGCCGCCGACCGGAGAGAACGACGCTTACCGATTCAGCGTTACCGATCATCTGGGTTCGATCGGCCTGGAGGTCGCCCTTGATGGACGGCTTATCAGCCGTGAGCATTTTTATCCCTTTGGTGAGACTGCTTATCTGGCTGGGGAAGACGCGATCGAGGTGGGTTACAAGACGGTGCGTTATTCGGGCAAGGAGCGGGATGCGACGCGGCTTTACTACTATGGTTTTCGTTATTACATCCCCTGGTTACAGCGCTGGGTGAACCCGGATCCGGCGGGGCAAGTTGACGGATTCAATCTGTTCCGGATGCTCAGGAACTGCCCACTCAGTTATAAGGACGACTCAGGCGGGAACAGTTTCCAAGTGACCGCTGACAATCGCTTCGATGTACTAAATGAGTCTGAGACAAAGGCGATGGATACGGGCAGCGTACTTATCGCCCGCGGGCTGGAGAAATTTCCAGAAGCAGCGAGGCAAAAGGTTGACGCTGCCTTCACGGAGGGTGAGCTCTGGCTGCGTGAGGCGATGAAGGCGCTATCCTCAAGCACGCTGAGTTCAAGCACCAAGATACTTTTCGAAAAATTTTTTGGAAAAGATGCTCTTGCCAACGAGAAGGGCACCGATGGTCTACGAATAGCCTTGCAAGAGAAGCTGAATGACTTAAGTAATTACCTGCGCGACCTCAAGGGGAGCGATAGCTGGAGGCTAGGGTTGGTGAAGTTTGGACGAGCTGGGGTCAATGGGGAGACGGCATATAACAACAGTCAACATCATAATGTATGGTTGAGTTTGGATCTGATTGAAAAATCACATGTTCTAGGGGTGGCGAGTACCTTGGTGCATGAGGCTGCCCATGCCATGTATGCTGGGGGAGGTCAGCATGTTCGGGACTTTTGGTATCTTCCAGAAACGTTGCCGGCGGACGCAACTTCAGAAGATATTGATACTTATCCCCTGCTCAAAATTTTAATGTCCGAGGATGTTGTAAGCCAGGGACCTATAGAGGAACGAATGAACCCCAGTGGTCGCAAAGCGTACGAAGGGACCATTAATGCTTCTCTGAAGCAATCGGGACAATCGCCTGCTAAGTCCCCAGAGGAACGAAGGACGGCATTCGTTAAAAATCCACGGGTACGTGTCGCTGTGATCATGCGTAATGCAGATTCATACCCCGGATTGTTAATGAATTTTCGAAGAAAGAACTAAAAAGCCCCCACCCAACCCACTGCGGATAGGGGACGCAGTGGGCTGGATGAGGGCTTCTTGTTCTGCTGATCGTTACTGCGCGATGGTCTTCACCGACACGCCGCGTTCGATCGGAGTGGAACGACCGTAGATATCTTCGAAACGCTCGATGTCGTCTTCGCCCAGGTAGCTACCGGACTGCACTTCGATGATTTCCAGCGGGATCTTGCCCGGGTTGCGCAGGCGGTGGACCGACGCGATCGGGATGTAGGTCGACTGGTTTTCAGTGAGCAGGAACACGTTCTCGTCACAGGTCACTTCGGCGGTGCCGCTGACCACGATCCAGTGTTCGGCACGGTGGTGGTGCATCTGCAGCGACAGGCACGCGCCCGGCTTGACCGAGATGTGCTTGACCTGGAAACGACCGCCCATGTCCACCGAATCATAGGAGCCCCACGGACGATAGACCTCGCAGTGGTTCTGGGTTTCGGTGCGGCCCTGGGCGTTGAGGGTGTTGACCAGTTGCTTGACGCCTTGGACCTTGTCCTTGTGGGCGATCATCATGGCGTCCTTGGTCTCCACCACGACGATGTTGTCCAGGCCGATCACCGACACCAGCTTGCCGTTGCCGTGGATCATGCAGTTGCGGCTGTCCTGGATCACGACGTCGCCCTTGGTGACGTTGCCGTTGGTGTCCTTGGCGTTGACTTCCCACAGCGATGCCCAGCAACCGACGTCGCTCCAGCCGGCCGACAGCGGCACTACGCAGGCGCGTTGGGTTTTTTCCATCACGGCGTAGTCGATGGAGTTGTCCGGGCAGCAGGCGAAAGTGGCGTCGTCGAAGGTGATGGTGTCGGCGGTCTGCTCGCTGCGCTCCAGGGTCAGCAGGCAGGTGTCGTAGATGTCCGGATCGTGCTTCTTCAGCTCTTCGAGGAAGCGGCTGGCGCGGAACAGGAACATGCCGCTGTTCCAGAAGTAACCGCCGGCTTCGACGAACTCGGTGGCGCGCTTGACGTCGGGTTTCTCGACGAAGTGCGAGACGCGGCTCACGCCTTCAGGCAGCAGCGCATCGTTGGTCGACTTGATGTAGCCATAGCCGGTTTCCGGCTTGGTGGCCGGTACGCCGAACAGCACCATTTCGCCACGTTCGGCGGCCACGGTGGCCAGGGCCAGGGCGCGTTGCAGGGCTTTCTGGTCTTCGATGACGTGGTCGGCTGGCAACACCAGCATCAATTCGTCGCGGCCTTCGTTGACCAGCATCATCGCGGTCAGGGCTACGGCTGGCGCAGTGTTGCGACCGAACGGTTCCATCAGGATGCGCTGGGCCTCCAGGTTCTGGCCGGACAGCTGCTCATTGACGATGAAACGGTGCTCTTTGTTGCAGACTACGATTGGCGTGTCCATGCCTTCGAACACCAGGCGCTCGAGGGTCTGCTGGAACAGGGTGTGTTCGCCGGTCAGGGCCAGGAACTGTTTAGGGAACTGCTTGCGCGAAAGCGGCCAAAGACGTGAGCCGCTACCACCTGACAAGATCACCGGAATCATGTGTGTTACTCCTACAAAATCGAAATGGTTTTAGAGCTACTGCGTTCTGTCGTTTCACTCTCTTGTTTTTGTTCCGTGCCCGGGCGGCCCTCAGGCCACCCGGGCAAATGATCAGCGGGTGGAAACCGGGCGCTTGACCCAGACCGGCGACAGGTTGCTACCCGAACCGGTCACATACAGCACGGCCGCTTCGCCGCGCTCCAGGGCGACTGGCTTCAGATCGCCAACTTTCTTGTCGCCTTCGAACAGGGCCAGGCTGACTTTCACCGGGTTGATTTCACGCTCGCCACGGCCCTTGGCCGCTACGTTCGGAACCACTTCGGTCTTGCCGTCGGCAGTCTTGAGGGTCAGGGCTTTGTCGCTGAGGTTCTGTACGCGTACCAGGGATTTCTGCTTGTTCTTGAACGGTGGTTCTTCGATCAGTTGTGGCTGGCCGCTGGCGTTGTTGACCAGGGTGTAATAGTGATCGGAAGCCAGTTTAACCGGTACGGTCTGGCTGCCTACCTTGGCGCTGTAGTCGCCGCCAGGCATGAAGCTGAAGTCGCTGCTGGCCAGTGGGGCTACGTCGCTGATATTGGTGCTGCCGACGGTGGCGCTGACTTCGGCGTTGCTGGCGTTGTAGACCCGCACGAAGCTCGAACCTTTTGGCGCGACCGGACCATAGAGGGCCGAGTCACCGGCGAAGGCCGAGAAGGAAAGGGCGCTCATGCTGGCGACCAGGGCAACGGCCTTGAAGGAGCGAGCAGCGAGACGGCGAGGAGTAGTGTTGAAAGTCATGGTGGACCTCTCTTTCAGTTTTGCGCCCGATCGGGCGTCTCGGATTGTGTGTTTGCAGCTACGTTCTGTTGGCGGGCGCCGGCTTGCTTGAGTTCGGCGACCCACTGTGGATCGGCGTCGCCGATCTCGTTGTTCACGGGCAGATAACGTTCAGGGAACTCCCAGATCAGCACCTGGGGCGGGCTGTTCTTGAAAGCGTCGCTCTTGAGGTAGCTGAGCATCGGCAGAATCGGGCCGTGGCCGTCCTCGGCGTAGTTCACAACATCACTGTGCAGGGCTTGCTTGAGTGCACCGACGAAGTTCCAGTTGGGGTTGGCGCTGTAGCTGGTACCGATCAGGGCCACAGGCACCTGGGCATCGGCGAACAACGCGTCCTCGCTGGCCGGCTGGTCATCGGCTTCACGGGTGTTGCGCTTGACCAGCGGCTCCTGGGCCGGCATCAGGTTTTCGAACAGCGGGTCCAGCGGCAGGAACTGGCGCAGGTCGCCCTTGTGGATGATTTTCTCCGCAGGCTCGGTGACGAAACGCTGGGGTTCACCGTTGAGTGGTGTGCGTTCGGCAATGGCCTTGGCCAGATGTTCCGCAGCAATTTGCGCGCCTTCCGGCGTCCAGTGGGTGTCGGTGCGCAGGAACACTTGCTGGCCGCTTTGCTTGGCCTGCTGCAGCGGGGCGAGCAGGTCAGGGGCGACGATCTTGTCCGCTGCCACGCGGGCATGGAAGTCCTGGTACAGGTTGGCGTGAATGCTCGAAGGCTTCACTTCACCCAGGTGCTCGGGATACAGGCGCGCCTTGGCCGGCACGATCGCCATGACCAGGTTGATGCCTTGTTCCTTGAGCTTCTGGCGCACGCCTTCGATCAGCGCGTAGTTGCCTTGCAGGTTCTGCTCTTCGTTGACGATCGGGTTGAACTCTTCGTCGCTGAACAGCCACTGGTCGCGGCCCAGGACCACGCCTTTGCGGCCTTCGTTGAACAGCTTGTAGTCCAGCGCGGCCCAGATATTGGTGCCCAGGCGCTTGATCGGGAATTCATCGTCGTAGTGCGTTTCCACGGCTTTGGCCCAGCGACCGTTGAGCACGGTCGCATCGGGGTTGGTGCTGAAGCCAAGGAAGCTGCGCATCGACCAGATACCCAGCGCCGTCAGGATCAACATAAACAGCGCGACGTAGAAGATGCGTAATGAGCGGGTCATGTCCGGATCCCTCAGAACTGGAAGTAAAGGAACGGCGAGAAGCTTTGCGCCGACAGTTTGAGAATCGAGGCGATGAACAGCACCAACACCAGGGTGCGCATCACATAGCGTGACCAGTCCACGGTCCAGTAGGCCGGTTGCACCTGGGCTTCTACGCCCACGGTGTAGCCGGGTTCATGGATGGTCGACGGGTTGTCGCCCGGAACAGCCTTGATCAGCCCCGGTTGCGCAGTGGCCGGGCCATTGGCTTCGGTGTCCATCTCAGGCTTGGCCTTGACCGGCGGACGATTGGTGTAGAAGTCCCGCAGGCCGAAGAAGGCGAGGGTGGCGTAGGCCACCACCAGCGTGGCGATCTGCAGGCCGGTGAGGTTGGCGCGGGTCAGTTCCGACAGCGACCAGTCACCGAAGCTGAACATGGCGCTGTACATGCGACCGGCCACGTGCAGGTTCTCGGCACGGAAGATTACCCAGCCCATCACCACCAGCAGGAACGTCAGTGCCCAGCGGATCGGGTTGATGCTGCGTGGCGTGGTGTTGATGCCCACCGCTTTTTCGATGGCCAGCCACATGCCGTGCCAGGCACCCCAGATCACGTAGGTGATGTTCGCACCGTGCCACAGACCACCCAGCAGCATGGTCAGGAACAGGTTGCGATAGGTCATCAGCGTGCCTTTGCGGTTACCGCCCAGGGTGATGTAGAGGTAGTCACGCAGCCAGGTCGACAGGCTGATGTGCCAGCGGCGCCAGAACTCAGTGATCGATTGGCTGATGTAGGGCTGCTTGAAGTTTTCCATGAAGCGGAAACCCATCATCAAGCCCAGGCCGATGGCCATGTCGCTGTAGCCGGAGAAGTCGAAGTACAGCTGCGCGGTGTACGCCAGGGCACCGAGCCAGGCGTCGCCCGTGGTCGGGTTCTGCAGGGCAAAGCAATGGTCGGCCACCACCGCCAGGGTGTCGGCGATGAACACTTTCTTGATGAAGCCCTGCATGAAGCGCGTGCAGCCTTCGGAGAACTTGTCCAGCGTGTGGGTGCGGTTGTTGAACTGGTCGGCCAGATCACGGAAACGCAGCACGGGGCCGGCGATCAGGTGCGGGAAGATCGCCACGAACGCCGCGAAGTCGATCAGGTTGCGGGTCGCCGGCGTATCACCGCGATACACGTCGATGATGTAGCTGATGGACTCGAAGATGTAGAACGAGATCCCGATCGGCAACAGCACGTGGGTCAGGATGAACGGGTTGAGCCCGAAGCTGGTGATGATTGCGTTGAGGCTGTCCACGCCGAAGTTGGCGTATTTGAAATAGCCCAGGATGGCCAAGTCCACGCCCACGCCGAGCAGCAGCCAGCGCTGGGCCGGTTTGGTGCGCACACCGGCGGCGCCGACTTTCAGGCCGATCCAGTAGTTCCACAGGGTCACGCCGGCGAACAGGGCCAGGAAGTCCACGCGCCACCAGGCATAGAACACATAGCTGGCGATCAGCAGCAGCAGGTTGCGATAGCGTTGCCCGCTCAGGTAGTACAAGCCGAGAAAGATCGGCAGGAACAGGAACAGGAACACATTGGATGAAAATACCATCCCGATCTCTCCTTGTTGAATCAACAGTCAAGGGCCAGAGCCCCCCCAAACCCCCCCATGAAAACCGGGGGGCA
This genomic interval carries:
- a CDS encoding RHS repeat-associated core domain-containing protein, with the translated sequence MGMDYRTPRLTVVDSRRLVICSVDYCRTIEDGPAQPYNSRNLFDLAGRAIRQWDPRLWAMQETDERAPANLSAVYSLSGATLHTLSVDAGTQIDLPGLADEVLLGWDSRGTRRDILYDDSLRPVAVFEQGNGQPRRCTERMAYGYPGQGDQDHNQYGQLIRHDDTAGTLSLASFTLTGQNLTQDRRFILDAALPDWPEAEADREHLLEPGDGAVSTWRFGPLGDVLEQVDARGNRQRQRLTLDGRLSGSQLLLEGQVDWQALVSDIRYDAEGKIEQETAGNGVQTSLTYDPEDGRLSERQALRAGQVLQHLRYAYDPMGNVLSIEDQAQPVRYFANQRIDPVSRFTYDSLYRLIEATGWEAGTANQGPDSLGRSDPAAFSNYRQTYRYDEGGNLLELIHVGAQSHGREIQAARYSNRCLPYRDGMPPTEDEIDAAFDARGNCLELDAGRLLAWDLRNQLRSVTPIERASGLNDSEAYVYDGGGPRARKLRTLQTGTRTLAAEVRYLPGLELRADSGTGEALQVIIAQGGLSEVRVLHWESTPPTGENDLYRYSVADHLGSVGLELGQDGRVISREHFYPFGETAYLAGEDAIEVGYKTVRYSGKEQDATGLYSYGFRYYIPWLQRWVNPDPAGAVDGLNLFVMVSNNPLTFVDTDGRIKVEAAGDKGSETSVTPSAPPFRPLPFIPQPPSAPGPPPPPPSAPGLPHPPPGAASQQPVKKKWVIKKDPALYKQQGGEYPYYSSFSITLQKLGIEHYSLIADKDEFVTAWREVGNNMIPPARNIDHEKALEVQSVMGEIDSEWSSYHRADVTEVFRGDSPAVLNSYPWLAEFTERHADTATEIMLDLEITSPLIMSTAKDPSMGYVSGKSIMWHFELDSGHAGVSEGLYASEGEVTFPIYNKIKITSLQFIPKGNAYMDDAKRFGTAHRYVVKARMLRRSASS
- a CDS encoding SDR family oxidoreductase; this translates as MPVALITGCSSGIGRALADAFKAAGYQVWASARKTEDVAQLSAAGFTAVQLDVNDGQALEQLSERINQQHGGLDVLVNNAGYGAMGPLLDGGVQAMQRQFETNVFAIVGVTRAFFPVLRRARGLVVNIGSVSGVLVTPFAGAYCASKAAVHALSDALRMELAPFGIRVMEVQPGAIASSFAKNAGHEAEQLISEQSPWWPLRDGIRARARASQDNPTPAHEFAAGLLKAARQPKPPRLLRLGNGSRALPLIATWLPSGLLQKGLMKRFGLKGSL
- a CDS encoding RHS repeat-associated core domain-containing protein produces the protein MGMDHRTPTLIVSDPRRFAVRSVGYCRGLERSATQLRINRNLFDVAGRAIKQWDSRLWALQQTDESAPANLSAIYSLSGATLLTDSVDAGIQIGLPGLADEGLLGWDGRGTRRETLYDDSLRPVAVFEQGDEMPRRCTERMTYGYPGQGDQEYNQYRQLIRHDDTAGTLLLASFALTGQNLKQDRRFILDAALPDWLELEADRESLLEPGDGAVSTWCVGPLGDVLEQVDARENQQSQSLTLDGRLSGSQLLLKGQGEWQSLVRDIRYDAQGRIEQEMAGNGLWTTLTYSPEDGRLMERQAVRAGQVLQHLRYDYDPMGNVLGIEDLAQPVRYFANQRIDPISRFVYDSLYQLIEATGWEAGSSNQGPDSVGRNDPAAVSNYRQTYRYDEAGNLLELTHIGAQSHGREIKAARYSNRCLPYRNGVPPSEEEIAAAFDARGNCLELDAGRFLAWDLRNQLDSVTPIERDSGLNDSEAYVYDGGGQRVRKLRTLHTGTRTLAAEVRYLPGLELRADSGTGEALQVIVAQVGLSEVRVLHWENTPPTGENDAYRFSVTDHLGSIGLEVALDGRLISREHFYPFGETAYLAGEDAIEVGYKTVRYSGKERDATRLYYYGFRYYIPWLQRWVNPDPAGQVDGFNLFRMLRNCPLSYKDDSGGNSFQVTADNRFDVLNESETKAMDTGSVLIARGLEKFPEAARQKVDAAFTEGELWLREAMKALSSSTLSSSTKILFEKFFGKDALANEKGTDGLRIALQEKLNDLSNYLRDLKGSDSWRLGLVKFGRAGVNGETAYNNSQHHNVWLSLDLIEKSHVLGVASTLVHEAAHAMYAGGGQHVRDFWYLPETLPADATSEDIDTYPLLKILMSEDVVSQGPIEERMNPSGRKAYEGTINASLKQSGQSPAKSPEERRTAFVKNPRVRVAVIMRNADSYPGLLMNFRRKN